A window of the Emys orbicularis isolate rEmyOrb1 chromosome 1, rEmyOrb1.hap1, whole genome shotgun sequence genome harbors these coding sequences:
- the LOC135883779 gene encoding olfactory receptor 52E4-like, which translates to MQETPLCLRVGHLLHYTMSDYNTTDFTNPSTFILMGIPGLEAAHIWISIPFCAMYAIAVLGNFTILFIVRREPSLHKPMFYFLCMLAVTDLVMSTSTVPKMLSIFWFNSREISFRACLTQMYFVHSFTAMESGILVAMAFDRYVAICNPLRYSTTLKNSVVAEIGLAVVLRSGIVTLPYPFLARRWPYCRTNIITHSYCGHIAVVNLACADIRISSYYGLFDLFSVTGMDVFFIAVSYTLILRAIFRLPTKDARLKTFGTCISHLCAISALYVPDFCTSLTYRFGHNVPLHFLVLFDSLYLVVSPVLHPIIYGVRTKQIRGRLLQLFTHKKT; encoded by the coding sequence ATGCAGGAGACACCCTTATGCCTCAGAGTAGGACACCTTCTCCACTACACCATGTCAGATTACAACACAActgacttcaccaacccctccaccttcatcctgatgggcattcctggcctggaggcagcccatatctggatctccatccccttctgtgcTATGTACGCCATAGCCGtgttggggaacttcaccatcctgttcatcgtGAGGCGGGAGCCAAGCCTCCACAAGCCCAtgttctatttcctctgcatgctggccgtcaCCGACCTGGTCATGTCCACATCCACTGtacccaaaatgctgagcatcttctggttcaattccagggagatcagttTCAGGGCCTgtctcacccagatgtactttgTTCACTCCTTCACAGCGATGGAATCTGGAATActcgtggccatggcttttgatcgctacgtggccatctgcaatCCTCTGAGATATTCCACGACCTTGAAAAACTCTGTTGTGGCCGAGATAGGCCTGGCCGTGGTGCTGCGCAGTGGCATAGTCACATTACCCTATCCCTTCCTGGCAAGgcggtggccatattgcagaaccaacatcatcaCCCACTCCTATTGTGGTCATATAGCTGTGGTGAACCTAGCCTGTGCTGACATCCGCATCAGTAGTTACTATGGCCTGTTTGATCTTTTCTCTGTGACCGGAATGGATGTGTTTTTTATTGCCGTGTCCTATACTCTGATCCTCCGGGCCATCTtccgcctccccacaaaggatgcccgGCTCAAAACTTTTGGGACCTGCATCTCTCATCTTTGTGCCATCTCAGCTTTGTACGTCCCAGATTTCTGCACCTCTCTCACGTACCGGTTTGGCCACAATGTGCCACTGCACTTCCTCGTTCTCTTTGACAGTTTGTACCTGGTGGTGTCCCCCGTGCTACACCCCATCATTTAcggggtgaggaccaaacagatccggggCAGGCTGCTGCAGCTCTTTACTCATAAAAAGACATAA